One Thiocapsa sp. genomic window, CAGGCGAGGATCGAGGTGGGCAAGGAGATCCCGTACGCAATTGTTGTCGAACAGGGCGCAACGCCAGAAACCGACTTCAAAAAAGCCGTCCTCAGCTTGACGGTAACTCCAGCGATCACTCCGGACGACCGCATCATTATGGACTTGATCGTCACGAAAGATGAGCCGGATTTCAGTGAGGTCGTCCTCGGGCAACCAACCATAAATACACGCGAGATCGAAACACGGGTCCTGGTCGACAACGGCGAAACCGTCGTCTTGGGCGGTGTTTACGAGCGTACCAAGATCTTTGCCAAGGAGCAGGTTCCGTGGATCGGCGATGTCCCGGTCCTCGGGCGACTCTTCAAGCGCGAGGCTCGCGAGGACAACAACTCCGAGCTCCTGATCTTCGTCACGCCCAAGATCCTCAAGGGCGACCTGGTTGGAAACTAGTGGAGCCGTGCAGAGATTCCGAGACCGTCCGCGATTATTATGTCGTTGTCGTTGTCGTTGTCGTTGTCGTAATCCTGGTCGTATCGATGGTCGACAACGACAACGACAACGACAACGAACGGTCTCACATCTGCCGTGCTGCACTCGCGGAGCCCGCCCCGTCGAGCGGCAACCTCAACCCGCAGTGAATACTCGATGGAGCTCGGAGGGGTTGCGGTTGATCTCGCGTTGTCTCGATCGGGCCGTGATCGAGCGCTCCGGCGTTCGTTCCGCGCTCGCGTCGTCTTCCATACCGCGCTTGGGTCGGGCATCGTTGCCCTTGCCCGCGCGCCGAAAATCTGGCATACCTTTCCTATGATGCGCGCACAGAACATTTTTATCGTCGGGCCGATGGGCGCCGGCAAGAGTACCGTCGGACGGCAGCTCGCCGAGACGCTGTCCTACACCTTCAAAGACAGCGATCAGGAGATCCAGCGCCGCACGGGCGTGGACATCCCGACCATCTTCGAGTTCGAGGGCGAAACGGGCTTTCGTGCCCGCGAGCGCCAAGTCATCGAGGAGCTGGTGAGCGAGGAGCGGATCGTGCTCGCGACCGGCGGCGGGGTCATCTTGTCGGCGGAGAATCGTCAAGACCTCGCGGCGCGCGGCGTCGTCATCTATCTGCATTGCAGTCCCGAACAGCAGTATGCCCGTACCGCTCGCGACCGAAATCGCCCCTTGCTGGACACGGAGGATCCGCTCGCGAAACTGCGCGAGCTGATGGAGGAGCGCGAGCCGCTCTATCGCCAGGTCGCCGATATGGTCGTTTCGACCGAAAAGCGCGGCACCAGCTCGGTGGTAAAGGAGATCTCTCGACGCTTGGAGTCCGAAGAGATCTAGACCGCGTCCCGAGGAAACCCTCGATGTTGATCGGATGAGTGCCTTCACCCCACACCGACGCGGCGCACAGGGTTCAGGATGCCCTGACGGATTCGCTCCCGATGCCGCCCTGGTTCACCCGCTCCCCGAACACCTCGACGTGAGCACCGCTCGCGTCGAGGCAGCATGATCGGAGAAACGCCATGACCTGGAGCCTCACCGTTGCCCTCGGGGCGCGCGCTTATCCCATCCACATCGGATCCGGCCTGCTCTCGGATCCGGATCTCTACCGGCCGCATCTGCTCGGCTCGCAGGTCATGATCGTGACCAACGAGACGGTTGCACCGCTGTATCTGGAACCGGTTCGCTCGGCGCTGGAGGGTTATCAGGTCGGCGAGGTGGTGCTGCCCGACGGCGAGCAGTACAAGACGATGGAGGTCTGGAACCGGATCTTCGATGCCTTGCTCCAGGCGCGTTTCGGGCGCGATTGCACCCTGGTGGCGCTCGGCGGAGGCGTGGTGGGCGACATGACGGGGTTCGCCGCCGCCTGTTATCAGCGCGGGGTCGGCTTCATCCAGGTGCCCACGACCCTGCTGGCACAGGTCGACTCCTCGGTCGGCGGCAAGACCGGCATCAATCATCCGGCCGGGAAGAACATGATCGGGGCCTTCCACCAGCCTCGGGCGGTGATCGCAGACACCTCGACCTTGGCGACATTGCCGCAGCGCGAGCTCTCGGCCGGGCTGGCCGAGGTCTTGAAGTACGGGCTCATCCGCGACCCGATCTTCCTCGCCTGGCTCGAAACGCACATGGCCGAGCTGCTCGCCCGCGATCCCGATGCCTTGGCCTACATCATCCGCCGCTCCTGCGAGATCAAGGCGGAGATCGTCGCCGAAGACGAGCTCGAGGCCGGGCAGCGTGCCCTGCTCAACCTCGGGCACACCTTCGGGCACGCCATCGAGACCGCAACCGGTTACGGCACCTGGCTTCACGGGGAGGCGGTCGGGGTCGGAATCTGCATGGCAGCCGATCTCTCCGCCCGCATGGGTTGGCTCACCGACGTGGATCTCGAGCGGGTCCGCCGCCTCGTGGCCAGCGCGGGCCTTCCTGTTGCCGCCCCGAACGATCTGTCCGCCGATCGCTTTCTCGAGCTTATGGCGGTCGACAAAAAGGTGCAGGACGGTCAACTGCGCCTGGTTCTTCTGCAACACCCCGGAGACGCACTGGTGACTGGCGACGTCGATCCGAACCTTCTGCGCGCGACCCTCGACGCCGCGGCCTCCTAGGACCGCGTTCTCTTGCACTCGTTTGGGGTGGCTCGGACGCCTCGCGCACGACGGTGGTGCGCCCTGCGTCCGGTCGGGCTCGCCCGAGCGGCCGATACGAGAAAGCCTTCGCAGAGGGATGAACGACCGCGGTTTCGGTACGCTGAGACCGAGAACGGCGGTGTCGAGCGCACTCGGTGAGGACGCAGTTGATTTCGGGAGATGTGGCACAGCATCTGCTGAGCCGGTATGCTTTGGGGTTTTGCGGTGACCCGGCCAAGATCGTCGTCTCTCCTGCTCGATGGAAAACGACGTCTCCCGTTCGGGATGACGACACGATTGTGATGTCGGGCCTCGGTTGCGACAATCACACACAGGTTTGAAGGTGTAAGCGCGCGGGTCGCGACTGCACAATCCCCGGCAACATGTTTTTCGTATCAGCGAGGTCAATCATGAGCCTTCGTGCCTATCCGCCCGCACAGGGTCTCTATGACCCGAACAACGAACGCGATTCCTGCGGGGTCGGCTTCGTCTGCAACATCAAGAACACCAAGAGCCACGCGATCGTCCGGCAAGGGCTGGAGATCCTGGAGCGTCTTGCCCACCGCGGTGCGGTCGGCGCGGATCCCAAGGCCGGCGACGGTGCCGGCATCCTGGTGCAGATCCCGGACGCCTTTCTGCGCGCGCAGGTCTCGTTCGACCTCCCGCCGGTCGGCGAGTACGGCGTCGGCATGGTGTTTCTGCCCCGCGACGCGGATGCGCGCGGCTTGATGCAGGACATCATCGATCGCCACGTGCGCGAAGGCGGTCAACGGGTACTGGGTTGGCGGGATGTTCCGGTCGACAACAGCGATCTGGGCAAGAGCGTGCTCCCGACCGAGCCCCTCGTCCAGCAGGTGTTCATCGCCCGCGGCGAGAGCTGTGCCGATCAGGACGCCTTCGAGCGCAAGCTCTTCGTGATCCGCAAGCGGATGGACAACGAGATCCGCGGCTCCGGATACGATCAGACCTCCTACTACACCGCATCGCTGTCCTCGCGCACGCTCAACTACAAGGGCATGCTGCTCGCCGACCAGGTCGGCAACTATTATCTGGATCTCTCCGACGAGCGCTTCGAATCCGCCATCGCGCTGGTCCATCAACGCTTCTCGACCAATACCTTCCCGACTTGGGATCTGGCGCAGCCGTTCCGCATGATCTGCCACAACGGCGAGATCAACACCCTGCGCGGCAACGTCAACTGGATGGCCGCGCGCCGACACACCATGCGCTCGGACATCCTCGGCGAGGACCTCGACACCATCTGGCCCCTGATCCCGGAAGGCCAGTCGGACTCCGCGTGCTTCGACAATGCCCTCGAGCTGCTGGTGATGGGCGGCTACTCGCTCGCGCACGCCATGATGGTGCTGATCCCCGAGGCGTGGACCGGCAACCGCTTGATGGACGAGAAGCGCCGCGCCTTCTACGAATATCACACGGCCTTGATGGAGCCCTGGGACGGTCCCGCAGCGGTCGCCTTCACGGACGGGCGCCAGATCGGCGCGACGCTGGATCGCAACGGTCTACGTCCGGCGCGCTACCTGGTCACCAAAGACGACATGGTCGTGATGGCCTCCGAGATGGGCGTGCTCGACATCGCCGAGGAGCGCATCGTCAAGAAGTGGCGTCTGCAGCCCGGCAAGATGCTCCTGATCGATCTGGAGCAAGGCCGCATCATCGACGATGCCGAGATCAAGACCCAGCTCGCCGAGGCCAAACCCTACGGCGAATGGCTCAAGAAGACGCAGATCCGACTCGACGAGCTGCCGACGAGTGTCGGACCCATGTCGCCGGACGATGCCACCCTGTTGGACGCACAGCAGGCCTTCGGCTACACCCAGGAAGACATCAAGTTCCTCTTGAGCCCGATGGTCCTCACGGGTCAAGAGGCGGTCGGCTCGATGGGTGCGGATAATCCGCCGTCGGTGCTTTCGAGCCGACCCAAGCATCTCTCCAGCTACTTCAAGCAAAATTTCGCGCAGGTCACCAATCCGCCGATCGACCCGATCCGCGAAGAGCTGGTGATGTCGCTGGTGTGCATGATCGGGCCGCGTCCGAACCTGCTGGGGATCAACGAGGCCGGCAAGCACTGGCGTTTGGAGACCCCGCAGCCGGTGTTGACCAACCAAGACCTGGAGCGGATTCGGCACATCGAGTACAGCGCCGGGGCGGCGTTCAGGACCCGTACGCTCGACATGGTCTACCCGGCGACCGAGGGCGCGCAAGGCATGGGCGCGGCGCTCGATCGCCTGTGCGAGCAGGCCGAGCAGGCGGTCTTGGCCGGCTACAACATCCTGATCCTCTCCGATCGCAACACCAATCTCGACCACATTCCGATCCCGGCGCTGCTCGCCACCTCCTCGGTGCACCACCATCTGATCCGACGCGGCCTGCGCACCAGCTCGGGCATCGTGGTCGAGACCGGTGCGGCCTTGGAAGTACACCACTTCGCCACGCTGGCCGGCTACGGCGCGGAGGCGATCAACCCCTATCTCGCCTTCGATACGATTCAGTCGCTGCTGCCGCACCTCGCCGAGCCACTGACCTTCGAAGAGGCCCAGAAGCGCTACATCAAGGCGGTCGGCAAGGGGCTGCTCAAGGTCATGTCGAAGATGGGCATCTCGATGCTCGAGTCCTATTGCGGGGCGCAGATCTTCGATGCGATCGGGCTGAACACGCCCTTCATCCAGCGCTACTTCACCGGCACCCAAACGAAGGTGGAAGGGATCGGTCTGAAGGAGGTCGCCGAGGAGGCGGTG contains:
- the aroB gene encoding 3-dehydroquinate synthase, producing the protein MTWSLTVALGARAYPIHIGSGLLSDPDLYRPHLLGSQVMIVTNETVAPLYLEPVRSALEGYQVGEVVLPDGEQYKTMEVWNRIFDALLQARFGRDCTLVALGGGVVGDMTGFAAACYQRGVGFIQVPTTLLAQVDSSVGGKTGINHPAGKNMIGAFHQPRAVIADTSTLATLPQRELSAGLAEVLKYGLIRDPIFLAWLETHMAELLARDPDALAYIIRRSCEIKAEIVAEDELEAGQRALLNLGHTFGHAIETATGYGTWLHGEAVGVGICMAADLSARMGWLTDVDLERVRRLVASAGLPVAAPNDLSADRFLELMAVDKKVQDGQLRLVLLQHPGDALVTGDVDPNLLRATLDAAAS
- the aroK gene encoding shikimate kinase AroK, encoding MMRAQNIFIVGPMGAGKSTVGRQLAETLSYTFKDSDQEIQRRTGVDIPTIFEFEGETGFRARERQVIEELVSEERIVLATGGGVILSAENRQDLAARGVVIYLHCSPEQQYARTARDRNRPLLDTEDPLAKLRELMEEREPLYRQVADMVVSTEKRGTSSVVKEISRRLESEEI
- the gltB gene encoding glutamate synthase large subunit encodes the protein MSLRAYPPAQGLYDPNNERDSCGVGFVCNIKNTKSHAIVRQGLEILERLAHRGAVGADPKAGDGAGILVQIPDAFLRAQVSFDLPPVGEYGVGMVFLPRDADARGLMQDIIDRHVREGGQRVLGWRDVPVDNSDLGKSVLPTEPLVQQVFIARGESCADQDAFERKLFVIRKRMDNEIRGSGYDQTSYYTASLSSRTLNYKGMLLADQVGNYYLDLSDERFESAIALVHQRFSTNTFPTWDLAQPFRMICHNGEINTLRGNVNWMAARRHTMRSDILGEDLDTIWPLIPEGQSDSACFDNALELLVMGGYSLAHAMMVLIPEAWTGNRLMDEKRRAFYEYHTALMEPWDGPAAVAFTDGRQIGATLDRNGLRPARYLVTKDDMVVMASEMGVLDIAEERIVKKWRLQPGKMLLIDLEQGRIIDDAEIKTQLAEAKPYGEWLKKTQIRLDELPTSVGPMSPDDATLLDAQQAFGYTQEDIKFLLSPMVLTGQEAVGSMGADNPPSVLSSRPKHLSSYFKQNFAQVTNPPIDPIREELVMSLVCMIGPRPNLLGINEAGKHWRLETPQPVLTNQDLERIRHIEYSAGAAFRTRTLDMVYPATEGAQGMGAALDRLCEQAEQAVLAGYNILILSDRNTNLDHIPIPALLATSSVHHHLIRRGLRTSSGIVVETGAALEVHHFATLAGYGAEAINPYLAFDTIQSLLPHLAEPLTFEEAQKRYIKAVGKGLLKVMSKMGISMLESYCGAQIFDAIGLNTPFIQRYFTGTQTKVEGIGLKEVAEEAVRWHGQAYGREQIYRKHLDVGGDYAYRLRGEDHVWTPETISKLQHATRAKNFETFGEYSRLINDQSERLLTLRGLMELKLAPEPIPIEEVEPASAIVKRFATGAMSFGSISPEAHSTLAKAMNAIGGKSNTGEGGEEPERFQPLPDGSPNPERSAIKQVASGRFGVTTEYLVSADDIQIKIAQGAKPGEGGQLPGHKVSPQIARVRHSTPGVGLISPPPHHDIYSIEDLAQLIHDLKNVNPKARISVKLVSEVGVGTVAAGVSKAHADHVTIAGYDGGTGASPLTSIKHAGSPWEIGLAETHQTLVLNRLRGRIAVQVDGGMRTGRDVVIGALLGADEFGFATAPLIVEGCIMMRKCHLNTCPVGVATQDPELRRRFTGQPEHVINFFFFVAEEVRQLMAKLGFRTLNEMIGHSERLEMRRAISHWKARGLDFSRLLARPDVGADVAVYNSERQDHGIDKALDHELIRQAEPALARREPVRIETAIRNYNRCFGAMLSGRVAERFGHAGLSEDTIYIKAKGTGGQSFGAWVAAGVTIELEGEANDYVGKGLSGGRLIIYPPAESAIERAEDNIIVGNTVLYGAISGECFFRGVAGERFCVRNSGAIAVVEGVGDHGCEYMTGGIAVVLGPTGRNFAAGMSGGVAYVLDEDGTFADRCNLAMVELEPITMEDDILEALDHQGGDLETHGLVDLSQDMSRYDAARLKQLVVNHRHYTNSDVARRILDDWEHYRTRFVKVMPVDYRRALETMQTRQSRPPQTIKQSKGIVDHG